cctgggccgttggattggcctggatggacggctcagatcaaacgcctttatacggcgtcgtttggggatGAGCCTGGGCAGGCCTGATTTGGACTGGACTTGAGTGCTTGGTTTGggcccttttttttttgtttcattttgggcccaaaccgattttcaactcttttctttttgttttctaattttttttaaaaaaaaataacaaaataataataaaacaaatgaaattaaaacaacaatgtagcatttcaacataattatcacaccaaattaaaatgtttaagtaagttaatcacaacctagaacggacggtgcacatatatatttttgcattttcttttaatgacacatattttttgtattttgtttgataatgattaaatgcgaaatggacagacccacaaatgactaacaacacatgtcacggaaaattcgaaaaattgtacagtgaagtcatttgtcattatttttattttcttttggagcaattgtccgtgaagcaaaaaatcacgtgcttacaataaggAATTTGACCCAGCATTGAAGGCCATTATTGCCATTGCTGacgaagaaaagaaaccaaaagctgccccgaagcaagataaaagggagaaaaagaaagaaaccaCCCCTCTAAAGTCAGAGAAGAAAATTGAAGTTGAGATCGGGGCAACGCCtcccaaagatgttgttctctaCGTCCCTTAAGGCCGTAAAGAAAGGCAGATGACATTGAGTCCTCCCAGGAGATTCGAGCTGAACAAAACAACCCAGATGTATGTGCCCAAGGGGGCTTATGTGATGCGGGGGCCAATTAAGCCATcgaggctgaatgagcccgtggttattggacgCGCGCCACAGAAGCCCATGAAAGATCCTACTGTTGtgccctggaactacaacaaaacggtggtgacctataagggcaaagaaatcccaggagaagttcaagaaaataaccctgTTGAAAAGTATTCCAatttggaagaggtgaacaaCGCTACTAGAAAGTGTTTCCCACTTAAGAAGCCCATGAGTGCCGACGAAGCGGAGGCTTTCtttcaaaacatgaaaatggTAGATTATGAGGTGATTGACCAGCTTCGAAAATTTCCCGAACAAGTTTCCTTGTTGGCTTTGTTGATGAACTCCGCCGAACATCagaaggtattgatcaagacccttaacgaaaCATATGTGCCTGTTGACACTTCTGTAGAGTAGTTGGAGAGAATGGCAGAAAGATTTTTCGCTATCAACCAGATCACtttcagcaaaaatgatttgCCCTCAGAAGGGGCCACACATAACAAAGCCCTGCACCTAACAGTCAAATACAAAGGGCACTACatgaaaagggttatgttggacggaggATCTGGAGTAGACATTTGCCCACTTTCAACTCTACAACGCATGGAAATCGGGACTGAAATAATCccacccaacaatgtctgcgtacgtgccttcgatggcatcaaaagggacacaattggagagatcgatctaattctgaccatcggcccagtagactttgaagtaaccttccaggttctagacatggacacatcctacaactttcttttggggaggccatggattcatgcagcggggctgtaccctctactcttcatcagatggtgaagttcgagcatGAGGATCAAGAGATCATGGTCCACAGAGAATATGAGCAAtaaatttatcgggacccatcagtcccatgtcttgaagcaagagaggggAGTGAGCACATAGTTTATCAGGGTTTTGAAATTGTGGTTGCAGACCAGTACAAAGAAGGAAACCCTTGCCCCCAACCCttcctttctaatgcatcaatcatggtggccaaagaaatgatccgacatggcTTCAAACTGGGGAAGGGACTTGGGAAATCATTGCAAGGAATAGTTGAACTTATCACCCTGCCCaccagtgaaaagttctttggggtaggctTCTGACCCACTCCAGCTGATATAAGATGGGtagatgatagaaagaatgatggttgggtcttgcctcagccggttCCGTATCtgtacagaacatttgtcaagccaaaataccagaagaaagaagaagatgaggcatTTACTGCCGAAGAGATTGAAGAGATCTGTGGGGCAATGAGGAAGATactatatgaaacccacatggtccagccaggggagggctcaagcaccgctgaggtgctgtatatgggaccCAATGCCAGGctgcagaattggaaggctacgccattcccaatcaggcgggagCCCCGGTAGACTTGTtctgccactttttctgcatcgCGAGTTATGTCAAGGTGTAACTCgaatatttttctttagtttcttgtcttttaatttccaatgtaaaccctgttatcttcaaattcaaagaactgAAATCATATTTCATCGTCCatccttctttattctttcttattttgttcttttttctcttttttctttcagctctaataatgtggctttaaataatatgacatgcttgcggacttcatgcccagatccaaacacacTGTCTAactgcgaaataatgaaccaagaaccggaatatgatgaagaagaggcttttaaggaaataaatcgagaattggaacaatttgagaataaacctaagccaaccTTAAATGAAACTGAGCCGATTAATTTGGGTAGCTCTGAAGAAgtcaaagaaaccaagataagcattcatacagatgaaagaaccagggactcattgatccaacttttgtttgaattcaaagatgtgtttgcttggtcatacgatgacatgccaggattaagtgtcGATTTAGTGGTCCATAAGTTTCCAACCTACCCCGATTATTCCCCTATCCAGCAAAAATAGAGGAAGTTCAAAATTGATattagtgacaagattaaagaagaggtcacaaaatagTTAAAGGCGggagtgatccgagtggtccgatatACCACATGGATAGCTAATATAGTtcttgtgccaaagaaagatgggaaaatccgggtgtgcgttgactaccgagatctgaacaaagcaagccccaaggacaatttccctttgccaaacatccacatccttgttgataactgcgccaaacatgaaatacaatcttttgtggattgttacgcaggataccactaggtgttgatggatgaagaagatgcagaaaagacagcttttaccacaccttggggcacttactgttatagagtcatgccatttggtatgaaaaatgtcggggcaacctacatgagggtcatgactgccatttttcatgatatgatacaccaagagatagaggtgtatgtggacgatgtaataatcaaatccaaaacccaggacgaccacgttcgggacttgagaaaattctttgagcggctgcgcaaatatgatttgaagctgaacccagccaaatgtgcatttggggtaccatccggcaaactcttgggattcatagtcagttggaggggcatcgagttagatccaacagagataaagtctattcgggattttcctcctccaagaaccaagaaagatgttatgagtttgttgggaagattgaattacatcagtcgttTGATTGCTCAGTTGACctccacgtgtgaacccatatttaagttgttaaagaaagatgcggcaatcaaatggacagttgaatgtcaagaagcttttgataaaatcaaggaatatctatCAAAtctgccagtcttggtcccacctgagccagggaggcctctgttcttgtacctgaccgtcttggaaaattcttttggctgtgtcctcgggcaacatgacgtgaccggaaagaaggagcaggccatttactatctAAGCAAGAAGTttactagttatgaagccaagtacactttattggaaagaacttgctgtgctttgacatgggtcgctcagaagctgaggcattatttgcaagcttacaccacctacctcataaccaggttggatcctttaaagtacatattttagaaaccaatgcccactgggagattagcaaagtggcagatcttgctcgcggagtttgacatagtctatgtcactcgcacggcaatgaaagcccaggcattagcggatcatttggctgagaacccgattGATGATGAGTGCCAACCTTTGAGAACTTACTTCCCAGATAaagaagtaaattcagttgaggcaatatctgaagacactcatgcttggaaaatgttctttgatgcggcggtaaacgcaaaaggtgttggaattggggcaattttgatctcacccactggtcagcactatccagccACAGCTCAGCTtcagttcttctgtacaaacaacaccgccgagtatgaagcttcCATTATGGGTataaacatggcaatcgaccaaaaTGTCGAAGAGTTGTTGATCATGGGAGACTCAGATCTGATTATCCAGCAagcccaaggagaatgggaaacctgAGATGTTAAGCTTATCCCTTACAAGAAGCATATGGAAGACCTCAgcaagcgattcaagtcaatagagttcaggtacattcctcgttgTCACAACGAATTAGCCgacgcacttgctactttggcctcaatGCTGCCGTATCCAGGCAATGCTCACATAGATCCCTTGGAAATTCAAATccgggaaaggcatggttattgtaatACAATTGAAGCAGAACCAAATACCCAAccatggtaccatgacatcaaaaaGTTTCTGAAAactcaagaataccccgagcaagccagtggagaccaaaagagaaccattagacggcacgcgagtggtttctttttgagtggggatgtcttgtacaagagaactccagacctcaatttgttaagatgtgttgatgcagaagaggctggaagaatcatgcatgaggtacacgcgggagtatgcgggccccacatgaatgggtatattttagcaaagaaaatccttcgagcggattattactggatgaccatggaaaaggactgttttagtttcgttcggaagtgtcatcagtgtcaggtgcactgtgatttgattcatgcacctcctaTAGAACTgtatcccatgtctgcaccttggccatttgttgcctggggcatggacgtcattgggccaatcgagccaaaagcctcaaatggacacagattcatactagttgccattgactactttacaaaatgggttgaagcaatcactCTCAAGTCTGTCAAcaagaaagttgtggtagatttcgtgcactccaatcttatatgccattttggcattcctgcaactattatcacagacaatgctgcaaacttgaatagtcatttgatgggggagatatgtgagcaattcaagataatgcACCAGAACTCTACTCCTTATTGGCCTAAAGGCAATGGTgccgttgaagcagcaaacaaaaacatcaaaaagattttgagaaagatgattcaaagttccaggcagtggcatgaaaagttgtcgtttgcattgttgggatatcgcactactgtgcacacatcaattggagccaccccgtatcttttggtttatgtcacgaaagccgtaatacctgccgaggttgaaatcccctctctccGAATTATTGTTGAAGCCGAAATTGAAGACAATGAGTGAgttaaaacccgtctggaacaattaaccttgattgatgaaaagtgaATGGTTGcggtctgccacgggcagttgtaccaacaaagaatggctcgtgcctataacaagaaagtgcggcctagaagttttgaagtggggcaactcgttttaaggcgtattcttccccatcaccaggaagcaaaaggaaaattcgctcctaattggaagggcccatacgtcatcagaaagatattgccgagaggagcattgtatctgggcgatatcgaaggaaatgatcctgaagcagctgtaaatgcggatgcagtcaaaaggtattatgtttagTCTTTCTGTAACAACAACATTGTCCGATTGGGAGGACGAAGGCttttattctcgctacccaaacactatctaccctttgcaaacccatttgtgccggttactcttctttgattgccctctttggaacttgaaagtgttattgaaaaaaaaatgaaatgaaaaaaagaagaagatgttttcctgaactacgttcgacttgattctgaaaggatacgtaggcagcctctctatggggttcagtcacaccaaaataaaaatccaaattccctcaaaagtgaaactggggcagatgttgtaatGGTCCTACGATAATCCCacttgaatggttccaaagttgtaattcgatccaaatcatttttacccaaatcctttcaagtccttccgatcaatcggtgagaatattcaaggatcagagaatatagctacttggatccgatgcaataaaaatgagagaaataaaatgagagagtcttattggtgaaaacccacacgggcaccataaggcaacggtgagcagaaaaattgaaaatgagagagcctggttagtgaaaactcataaaGAGTACTATCAgacgacggtgagaagagaaatgagggAGGTCgattggtgaaaacccgcaaagggcaccaTCGATCGAAAAGAAGACACCCCCCCACCACTGAAAGAGTCCTGACCAGGTTTCTCGATTTGGAGATGTGGTTCACAATGAGTTGGATAGTTGTGCatatcgggtatccagtccaagaagcatgtcatgtctattgaagtctgcatgcaccccagataagtccttctttcccccaaaagggacgcttctccttaaattcattttttcttgtcctttctttacttttccttgaatcccttttggtctaactctgttccgaaactaatacaaagaaaatgtggcaagattggttttacagggttttgTTTAATAAAAGCCAAGTCCAAAAAAAAGTACCCAACCTCAGTGGGTGCATCAAGTCAATCCCAACTGGCCATGAAAGCCGATGCTCTAAAATCagagttattgaaaatgaaaagaaatccaaagtcaaaagcCCCTAGAAGCAGATTAAAATGAAAGGGCCAAAGCCTTATACGGGTGAGTCGTCATGATAAATTTTGaaaagttgagttcctcggtttTAGGAGAGAGACCAATCTTTAAGAAAAGCCAGCAAGCGGCAGAGGTTCTCgccaaaagagttgggccgagatcaagtgatcaaaaacaatgaaggccacaaaaccgaccaccgtttcaaactaacaattgttctttgtttgaaaattgaaacaggtgcaatccaaagcaacagtGCAAGAAACAGGTGTaaccaaaatggaaaaagaaatgtGCAAGCGCTAGAAATAGCTTAGCaacaataatcaacccaaaaaggaagtctcctccaaattctttcctacATTTTTTTACTAAAAatgaattgaaagaaaatagataagaagaaaataaaaaaaggtagtttagaagccccaaaatcaatcttttacctttttgccaacattagggctccaatccctgagttgagattctagacatagggccttcgttccctagtcgcattttgccaatattagggctccaatctctgagttgagatttttagacatagggcctccgttccctagtcgcattttgccaacattagggctccaatccctgagttgagatttttagacatagggcctccgttccctagtcgcattttgccaacattagggctccaatccccgagttgagatttttagacatagggcctccattctctagtcgccttttgccaacattagggccccaatccctaagttgagattttagacatagggcttccattccctagtcgtctttattgccagcattagggcttcaatccctgagttgagattttttggacatagggcctccattccctagtcgccttttgccaacattagggctccaatccctaagttgagatttttagacatagggcctccatcccctagtcgccttttgccaacgttagggctccaatccctaagttgagattttagacatagggcctccattccctagtcgtctttattgctaacattagggctccaatccctgagttgagatttttagacatagggcctccattccctagtcgtcttttaccaacattagggctccaatccctaagttgagatttttagacatagggcctccattccctagtcgcattttttgccaacattagggcttcaatccctaagttgagatttttagacatagggcctccattccttagtcgcctttttgccgacattagggctctaatccctaagttgagatttttagacatagggcctccattccctagtcgccttttgtcaacattagggctccaatccctgagttgagatttttagacataggacttccattccctagtcgccttttgccaactttagggcgccaatccctagttgagattttagacatagggcctccattccctagtcgcctttcttttccaacattagggctccaatccctgagttgagatttttagacatagggcctccattccctagtcgcctttttgccaacatagggtatccactccctagtcgaggttattttagatatagggctccattccctaatctaTTCCTCCTAAAGACACGCAATCCTTATTTTACCGctttcaaaacataaaaaacaaaaaaaagtttagattttagttacaaataaattacgaaattttcctagtgaaaactggggcagaaaaatttcgttcgtttgtttgttttggtgtctaaGCAGGTTTGGCCTCGAGGCACAAGGTCTGAGACAAccaaagaatgagtctcaatccaaaataaagaaaagaagaaaaggagcaaaaaGAAATGAACTCAAAGTATTGATGTGGAGAAAGCTGTGGATtgttcaagatatgattgaagtcacaagcttcgcatgtcccgccttgatccgaaatgctgaagaagaatgaaccagcagttgcagctaacgagcatcaagatttagatcagagtctgcaggaagaaccagtcAAGATCAAGGACAAGTTTcacaagactcatagataggaatcttgtaactcatagctgataggcttgtttagtttctctttgatttttgatataataacaggatcgcggaccggagcctcgacggaacctcactcgactccTCAACTCATCATTCCATCATTTttcttgaactacacgcgacctgattcccttataacccaggatatgtaggttgtccaaaaccaagactcgtttgcaccctttctcttttctcttatccttatttcttctcttttgaataaagatatgttcaaaaattagtcacatggctcaccttatctctgcttgaaaactcttcatgtttccaagcaaagaggggcagctgtgagcacctaatttttgacaatatttaatattttttgtcacttcttctatgtaaatattttagggggttttaacataCAAATGTTTAGCTTTGttatactttttattataggttaaaaatacaaaattttagaaggtgaattattactattaatattattttatttttattcttatttttaaataataataaaaaatcagaaaaatattaatttttttttttaaaatttcgggaGAGatattaaaaaataagaaaaagggaagtacgaaatttttaaaaaaaaagtaaaagtaggtggaattctcttttaaaaaagtaaaagaaagtgaaaaattaaaaaaataaaagtaaagttttgtggaaatttttaaaaataaaaagtaaaagaaagttggaattaaaaaataatataaaggtagctgaaaatttaaaaaaatttaaattaaaataaagtagaattttttaaagaaaagtaaaagaaactggattgtatttttaagaaaagtaaaataagtggaattctcttttaaaaaagtaaaaagtgggattttaaataagataaaagtaattaaagttggaatttaaaaaataaaagtaaagaaaggtggtaattctttttataaaaaaagaaaagcaaaatgttagtgggatttcttttaaataaaaaaatttaaaaaaaaatctgaaattttttgaaaattctcctataaatagaagagaaatatttgaagaaaagaagagaagagaagagagaagaatattgagagaaaacaaattttcttcttctatgctaaagagaatttctactagttttattctttctacctatttctttcaacaaaaaaaaaaacatctagtcattcattaccttgtttaaaaaaaaatacctcaaaaacaggagctaaatcacaccaaaaatcaaatccaaaagcttcaaactcaatttaaaagatagcccaaaatactagcccgaagaggtcgaagtcgagttcggttcgaaaggtttccgctcgttgcctctgattgtggttcatttgcacattaaatttgatggttgtttgctccatatgtattgaataagatcttcatctataaaaggttcattcttttcttaaccaatgtttccattatttttctttcaccgtatttccttttgatttgtatattatattttggttatctaccaacttgaaagatatgaacaaaaaaaatgaaggaagagcatcaagaaatagaattcgtgaaagacagaatgagtttcttcaatgagattgtagttcatagggaaagataggaaaatgtattcaaaatggagagagaacgatgtaatagcttggatccaaattaaaggatgttaagtcaatagcaaatttgataccgacatgggtgattaggtccataataactcaaatcatatatttcttcaataataattccatattcataaatcatgaccttgcaataatctcaaagtagttttaggaagaaacataatcatgaatatttgtagtttgctttaaattgaatacaatccttttagaataatcgaggcgcgccatgccaaataaaatctcaaaactc
The Nicotiana sylvestris chromosome 11, ASM39365v2, whole genome shotgun sequence DNA segment above includes these coding regions:
- the LOC138881565 gene encoding uncharacterized protein yields the protein MKAQALADHLAENPIDDECQPLRTYFPDKEVNSVEAISEDTHAWKMFFDAAVNAKGVGIGAILISPTGQHYPATAQLQFFCTNNTAEYEASIMGINMAIDQNVEELLIMGDSDLIIQQAQGEWET